Proteins encoded within one genomic window of Haematobia irritans isolate KBUSLIRL chromosome 5, ASM5000362v1, whole genome shotgun sequence:
- the LOC142237433 gene encoding uncharacterized protein LOC142237433, whose product MTRHLLFVSTTACIWLLASAQYSSSLDKWSRQLEPTDPGVSDSFDWVPLAQSADSTTKDRSGNGRVLTYSQSFPPSAKFSDLGKSGFNSPQSPKPAPFDFPFQFQSFGNAPQTQSLRQSNGPLRNQDPTSQSFFKFEMPFNQQNSRPAPLASSGVNTGYQISHAFGNGGQATLFSSPLFNQQPAFPPEFHPIPQKPFTQALQQKPFTQQNVIEDPISLKNFFKDNKPLSTPTPSPLQAVTPQVFPTNPPSDSAFSLRTPFSNLAADPSAAAPGQDAQFLYVPYNDVYNFPSPQTQQQQQPQTQNLFEQPPKFNGNLPTVNPYQINQFYTPDPVAPGGQQAANLYPSTTIKPQTTSLKPSNIFQNFASPQFTTAAPKPKPKAHQPALAMFLYRASARPSQTDVVDALASAKNIAVIDAPNQNTPDIFVGPAGMPTPNGYTKFDLPYLSQLQSGGQDISDIPYFVAPLSYRTPGGFNKILLPEPHVGSIVVNLAKQRAPSTQQSNVYYQPQLQDIPLTTQRPRTSTQAPLLFHPNYQEVQTTTQRPRTSQRVKGNSNRGNKYSYYLDQDVIQEVSSPQITPQKDRPKKKRPQTSKVEQPLFGNQQLSNPYAQFNPIPNQITPDEYYKIATKPSSTSSTSTSSSTSTTTSTTSTTPPPQTYYAYNTQAQVEFPGSSGHLYHDVNQTPQPQPEEEKPRLTTRPPLHTTTAEEEYRMKQYYRQQDAIRNRPKIVSQSNSNYDQVQYTPVNFEYEVSPKTTTVKPRITFYTPTVGPVPDEEEYPNTLPPKQQQSVNNNNLPANHRPSYVQNEITDSPVEYDPNPYQLPSELPSLTPHLPGLVNNLKDMKEQQNTEVEQTTVTPIYEQESSTRPSRRPLNRVRKPTKASLTESADNNDGETFTRRPATRVRRPFGTRNSIASQITTNLEGTDVSTSTTKRPSASRNPLIRNPNRIRYKPTSEERQTLRLKPKKKYNGSSKVVEQTEDLDYQRDVLKQNYPVFRPSGGTRIASSPTARPSSYDFTTTEAPTSETQQVYTVTPSNNIDNEQVFPAGLLEPMQIAQQYNQYKDNYGPGYFPNQEDLNPTEPVRNEINPVYTAYPSSTPAPPPTTTTPEPTTTTTTTTTSTTTTTEAPVVITTRRSPFARRNYPRIRTTTTEAPTTTTPAAEDRPSIRNRLPPRKVIKVRSRTRRPYHPASSTAAPEEDNEPTEEPKQNYRKLNRFNQDLYDNETPRRRYKQKFQLEGQESQWSPAVKFGPTNNFKPVNPKNPLINKHKFEEEPEIVTAGPNGEGEDNYEVRVSANLAPSTGSAASKPQMKEPNLKPEKSFAELLEEVMGKAPEEKPVDMTTEASSDGTIFESQKSTIANRLNRRGKWKKTRIVSGQNNGESFETAESQSLGSQIFNSLNSKEKAQTTVDLMKDWKTTTPMTTAAEINAMYTSGSTTPMPLGSMEEYGITTYRPEEATFSTTYAPTTPMSTVVTDDYDMTESTTEHNLMDTNAEEENATRRMDSDTAMEEDLEIQPSLFSEVKKQLHELFSIEESDDTAVTAALAAVGKRRQEYTHIKRPKFETTTFAPQPDFTEPMSVEDKKAFHRELMKHVVYATSAPAKDMPEQTPETEICYRGRCIKSDDLPANHKLN is encoded by the exons ATGACGAGACACCTGCTATTTGTTTCTACCACCGCCTGCATATGGCTGCTGGCCTCAGCTCAATATTCCTCATCGCTGGACAAATGGTCAAGGCAATTGGAGCCTACCGATCCCGGGGTATCGGACAGTTTCGATTGGGTTCCATTGGCTCAATCTGCAGATAGTACTACCAAAGATCGTTCCGGCAATGGTCGTGTTCTTACCTACTCGCAGTCATTTCCACCCAGTGCGAAATTTTCTGATTTAGGAAAGAGTGGATTTAATTCGCCACAATCACCAAAACCAGCACCTTTTGACTTTCCATTTCAATTCCAGAGTTTTGGTAATGCTCCACAAACTCAATCGCTGAGACAATCCAATGGACCATTGAGAAATCAAGATCCCACTTCACAatctttctttaaatttgaaatgCCTTTCAATCAACAAAATTCCCGTCCAGCCCCATTGGCTTCTTCGGGAGTGAATACTGGCTATCAAATTTCTCATGCCTTTGGAAATGGAGGCCAAGCAACTCTCTTCAGTTCACCATTGTTTAATCAACAACCCGCTTTCCCTCCAGAATTCCATCCTATACCACAAAAACCTTTCACTCAGGCCCTGCAACAGAAACCATTTACCCAACAGAATGTCATAGAAGATCCCATATCACTGAAGAATTTCTTTAAGGATAATAAGCCGCTGTCAACGCCTACACCATCTCCTTTACAGGCTGTTACTCCTCAAGTTTTCCCAACAAATCCTCCAAGCGACTCGGCTTTCTCACTGCGTACGCCTTTCAGTAATTTGGCTGCGGACCCATCTGCCGCTGCACCTGGTCAAGATGCCCAGTTTCTTTATGTTCCCTATAATGATGTCTACAATTTCCCCTCGCCCCAAactcaacaacagcagcaaccaCAAACTCAAAATTTATTCGAGCAACCTCCTAAATTCAATGGAAACTTACCCACCGTAAATCCCTATCAAATTAATCAATTCTATACTCCCGATCCCGTTGCTCCAGGAGGCCAGCAGGCAGCAAATCTATATCCCAGTACTACAATTAAACCACAAACCACATCTTTGAAACCCTCCAATATCTTCCAAAACTTTGCTAGTCCTCAATTCACAACTGCAGCTCCAAAGCCCAAACCAAAAGCCCATCAACCGGCATTGGCCATGTTCTTATATCGGGCCTCAGCGAGACCGTCACAAACCGATGTTGTAGATGCCTTGGCCTCGGCAAAGAACATAGCTGTCATAGATGCTCCCAATCAAAATACCCCTGACATATTTGTGGGTCCCGCTGGTATGCCAACGCCCAATGGTTATACGAAATTCGATTTACCCTACTTGTCGCAATTGCAAAGTGGTGGACAGGATATCAGTGATATTCCTTACTTTGTGGCTCCTTTGAGTTATCGTACTCCTGGTggatttaataaaattctccTGCCTGAACCTCATGTGGGTTCAATAGTTGTGAATTTGGCCAAACAACGTGCACCGTCTACGCAACAGTCGAATGTTTACTATCAGCCACAACTGCAAGATATTCCATTGACCACACAGCGTCCTCGTACCTCGACTCAGGCGCCTCTTCTCTTCCATCCGAATTATCAAGAAGTTCAAACCACCACACAACGTCCACGCACATCACAACGTGTTAAGGGTAACTCAAACCGTGGCAATAAGTACAGCTATTACTTGGACCAAGATGTAATTCAGGAAGTGTCCTCACCTCAGATAACACCCCAAAAAGATCGTCCCAAGAAGAAGCggcctcagacctcaaaagtggAACAACCTCTCTTTGGTAATCAACAATTGAGCAATCCTTATGCCCAATTCAATCCCATACCCAATCAAATAACTCCTGATGAATACTACAAAATAGCCACCAAACCTAGCAGCACTTCATCGACCAGTACCAGCTCCTCGACCAGCACCACTACTTCAACTACCTCTACAACACCACCACCTCAAACCTATTATGCTTACAATACCCAGGCTCAAGTGGAATTCCCCGGATCCAGTGGTCATTTGTATCATGATGTCAATCAAACTCCACAACCCCAGCCTGAGGAGGAGAAACCCCGCTTGACCACTCGACCACCATTGCACACTACCACAGCGGAGGAAGAATATCGCATGAAACAATACTATCGCCAGCAAGATGCCATACGCAATCGGCCCAAGATTGTGAGTCAATCCAATTCCAATTACGATCAAGTTCAATATACTCCGGTCAATTTTGAATATGAAGTCTCACCAAAGACGACAACAGTAAAGCCGCGTATTACCTTCTATACTCCTACTGTGGGTCCTGTACCAGACGAAGAAGAGTATCCCAATACTTTGCCTCCTAAACAACAGCAATCGGTAAACAATAACAATTTGCCCGCAAATCATCGTCCTTCTTATGTTCAAAATGAAATCACCGACAGTCCAGTGGAATATGATCCAAATCCTTACCAATTGCCTTCGGAATTGCCATCATTGACTCCTCATCTTCCGGGATTGGTAAATAATCTGAAGGATATGAAGGAACAACAAAATACAGAAGTAGAACAAACCACTGTGACACCCATCTATGAACAAGAATCCTCTACAAGGCCTTCGCGAAGACCCTTGAACCGTGTACGAAAACCCACTAAAGCCAGTTTAACGGAGTCGGCGGATAACAATGATGGGGAAACATTTACCAGACGACCAGCCACTCGAGTCAGGCGACCATTTGGTACTCGCAACTCCATAGCTTCGCAAATTACCACTAATCTCGAGGGCACAGATGTCTCAACCAGCACCACAAAGAGACCTTCAGCATCTCGCAATCCCTTAATACGTAATCCCAATCGCATTCGTTATAAACCTACTTCCGAAGAGAGACAGACTCTGAGACTAAAACCCAAGAAGAAGTACAATGGATCTTCCAAGGTAGTGGAACAAACCGAGGATTTGGACTATCAACGTGATGTATTGAAACAAAACTATCCCGTCTTCAGACCTAGTGGTGGAACCCGTATTGCCAGTAGTCCCACAGCTAGACCTAGTTCATACGACTTCACGACTACAGAGGCTCCCACCTCCGAAACACAACAAGTTTACACGGTAACTCCCAGTAACAATATAGACAATGAACAAGTTTTCCCAGCTGGCCTATTGGAACCCATGCAAATAGCTCAACAATATAATCAATATAAGGATAACTATGGTCCCGGTTACTTCCCCAATCAAGAAGATTTGAATCCCACAGAACCAGTGAGGAATGAAATAAATCCGGTATACACAGCCTATCCTAGTTCCACACCAGCTCCACCACCAACAACAACGACTCCAGAACCCACAACGACAACGACGACAACCACCACGAGTACGACAACAACCACAGAAGCCCCAGTGGTGATTACCACAAGGCGGTCACCATTTGCGAGAAGAAATTATCCAAGAATTAGGACCACAACCACAGAGGCtcccacaacaacaacacctgCGGCAGAAGATAGACCTTCG ATCCGCAATCGTTTACCACCCCGCAAAGTGATAAAGGTTCGTAGTCGCACCCGTCGTCCATATCATCCAGCCTCTTCAACTGCAGCCCCTGAAGAAGATAATGAGCCCACAGAAGAGCCCAAACAAAACTATCGCAAATTGAATCGTTTCAATCAGGATCTCTATGATAATGAG ACACCCAGACGTCGTTATAAGCAAAAATTCCAATTAGAGGGCCAAGAGTCACAATGGTCGCCAGCGGTGAAATTTGGACCCACCAATAATTTCAAGCCAGTTAATCCCAAGAATCCCTTgattaataaacacaaattcGAAGAAGAACCGGAAATTGTAACAGCTGGACCCAATGGTGAGGGAGAGGATAACTATGAAGTGCGAGTGTCGGCCAATTTAGCACCCTCAACTGGTAGTGCAGCCTCGAAACCTCAAATGAAGGAAcctaatttgaa ACCTGAGAAATCCTTTGCAGAACTTCTGGAAGAAGTCATGGGAAAGGCACCTGAGGAAAAACCAGTAGACATGACCACAGAAGCTTCATCAGATGGCACTATTTTTGAGTCCCAAAAATCCACCATAGCCAATCGTCTAAATCGTCGTGGTAAATGGAAGAAAACTCGCATTGTTAGTGGTCAAAACAATGGGGAAAGTTTTGAAACTGCCGAATCCCAAAGTCTGGGTTCTCAAATATTCAATTCTCTGAATAGTAAGGAAAAAGCCCAAACTACTGTGGATTTAATGAAAGATTGGAAAACTACCACACCCATGACAACAGCGGCTGAAATAAATGCCATGTATACATCAGGATCCACAACACCCATGCCTTTGGGATCCATGGAGGAATATGGTATAACAACATACAGACCTGAAGAGGCCACCTTCAGCACAACATATGCTCCCACCACGCCCATGAGCACGGTGGTGACCGATGACTATGATATGACTGAAAGTACCACAGAACACAATTTAATGGATACGAATGCGGAAGAGGAAAATGCCACCAGGCGAATGGATAGTGACACCGCCATGGAAGAAGATCTAGAAATTCAACCTAGCCTTTTCTCTGAAGTTAAGAAACAACTTCATGAGCTTTTCTCAATTGAGGAAAGCGATGATACAGCGGTAACAGCTGCATTGGCAGCTGTGGGTAAACGTCGCCAGGAATATACACATATAAAACGACCCAAATTTGAGACGACGACATTTGCTCCACAGCCTGATTTTACCGAACCCATGTCGGTGGAGGATAAAAAAGCTTTCCATCGAGAGCTTATGAAGCATGTGGTTTATGCAACATCAGCGCCAGCAAAAGATATGCCAGAGCAAACACCCGAAACAGAAATCTGTTATAGGGGGCGTTGTATAAAATCGGATGATTTACCAGCCaatcataaattaaattaa
- the MFS15 gene encoding major Facilitator Superfamily Transporter 15, which translates to MVFCCDCFRSNGYQQINNNGANQGPRFGVRHVQCILAFCGLAVAYSMRVNLSVAIVAMTDRNATNPNFEEFNWDEGVKSYLLSSFFWGYVVTQVPGGYLSHKYGAKYTFFFGILFCSMLALLTPFAAKIGDWPLLLALRSVQGLCQGMIFPSTHTFLAKWAPAEERGRLVSYCYSGSQFGTVVMLSISGYIASSWMGWPSIFYVSGLAGMIWCLVWYYYSASAPADHPSITAQERRYIETSGHGRRPSDAGRVEPGQLKTPWLRILSSLPFWTLLIVHCANNWGFWTLLTEIPTFLKNILGLDIRHNGPLSALPYLAMTLLSYGFIFIADIMNRTSVMPLAFSRKLFNTLGMWIPMTALIGLGYITTGESTVLAIALLTIAVGSNAATYLGFQVNHIDLSPNFAGTLMGITNCAANVMSIIAPLTVGFIVTDETNPLQWRIVFYITAAFYFFGNLLFLIFGRTSPRAWNFAQPAYRSNSTPADVEASETDPLQPSST; encoded by the exons ATGGTTTTTTGCTGTGATTGTTTTCGAAGCAATGGTTATCAGCAAATAAACAACAATGGGGCCAATCAAG gaCCCCGTTTTGGTGTACGTCATGTGCAGTGCATTTTGGCCTTTTGTGGATTGGCCGTTGCATATTCCATGCGAGTTAATCTTTCCGTAGCAATTGTTGCTATGACTGATCGAAATGCCACTAATCCAAATTTTGAG GAATTCAATTGGGATGAAGGCGTAAAATCCTACCTCTTAAGTAGTTTCTTTTGGGGCTATGTGGTAACACAAGTTCCTGGCGGTTACTTATCACATAAATATGGTGCTAAATACACATTTTTCTTCGGCATACTGTTCTGCTCAATGTTGGCGCTACTTACTCCATTTGCAGCCAAAATAGGCGACTGGCCATTGCTGTTGGCCTTACGTTCCGTACAAGGACTTTGTCAGGGTATGATATTTCCCTCAACGCATACATTTCTAGCTAAATGGGCACCAGCGGAAGAACGTGGCCGTTTGGTGAGCTATTGTTATTCAGGATCACAGTTTGGCACTGTGGTTATGTTATCAATAAGTGGTTACATAGCATCCTCCTGGATGGGTTGGCCCAGTATATTTTATGTTTCCGGTTTAGCTGGTATGATATGGTGCTTAGTTTGGTATTATTATAGCGCCAGTGCACCAGCAGATCATCCTTCAATAACTGCCCAGGAAAGAAGATACATTGAAACTTCAGGTCATGGAAGAAGACCTTCGGATGCGGGTCGTGTGGAGCCTGGACAATTGAAAACTCCATGGCTACGGATACTATCATCGTTACCATTTTGGACATTGCTGATTGTTCATTGTGCTAATAATTGGGGCTTTTGGACCTTGTTAAcggaaataccaacatttttgaaaaatattctaggCTTGGATATACGTCACAATGGCCCATTGTCGGCTTTACCCTATTTGGCCATGACCCTATTGTCTTATGGATTTATCTTCATTGCTGATATAATGAATCGTACCAGTGTTATGCCTTTGGCTTTCTCAAGGAAACTTTTCAATACCCTTGGCATGTGGATACCAATGACAGCTTTAATAGGATTGGGCTATATAACAACAGGAGAGAGTACAGTGTTGGCCATAGCTTTGTTAACCATTGCTGTGGGATCAAATGCAGCCACATATTTGGGTTTTCAAGTGAATCACATCGATTTATCACCAAATTTTGCAGGAACTTTAATGGGCATAACCAATTGTGCAGCCAATGTCATGAGTATTATAGCCCCCCTAACAGTAGGTTTTATTGTAACCGATGAG acAAATCCTTTGCAATGGCGTATTGTATTCTATATAACTGcagctttttatttctttggcaaTTTACTGTTTCTCATTTTCGGTCGTACTTCTCCAAGAGCCTGGAATTTTGCTCAGCCTGCTTATCGTTCAAATTCTACACCTGCTGATGTAGAGGCTTCTGAAACGGATCCTTTACAACCTAGTTCAACTTAA